The genomic region TCCCAAGTGCTTAAAAGCGCATATGTGCCAAATTCATCTTAATGTGCCAGCCATGCTCTTGCATATTCATATAAATATGACATGACTGTCGCTCCACGTGGGAATTGATTGCTTCTCCTCACCAAGCAAATGAAGGAGGTGTGGATGTGACGGGATGGTGGACGTGGGGGTGGCATGGAGTGGCTTATCTGAATATTTAATCACTTCAGCACTCTGCGGGACATTTATTATGGTCAACAAGGGCTGCAAATGGCCCCCGGGCCGGACTTTGAACACCACCAGTTTGTAGCATGAAGTCAAAATTCGACGATAGATGCTCGTCCTCGTTGACTTTGTTCAGAATATTCCTCACGCTTGTGTTTCGGTATTCCCAATCCTTCAAACGCCAGCTGCCCGAGCCTTCAGCTCTTCCTTTCCACGCGAGAGAAACGGCCAGCGGGATTCCGTCCGACGGGGAGTCTGGGGAAGAAGCGGCCGCTTGGTTTCGACGCTTTCCGTTGGCAGCGAGACAGCTCATAATCCCAGTTTGGAGAGCGAGTTGGCACGCGGCGGTTCTTTGGAAGCTCTCCACCGCCCCACATGCTAGCTGTCACCCGAGAGCCCGAGGCCATATTGGCACGATCTGAGATGCAACCAACGTGGGATACGTTGCGGTCCCACTCGCAATAGAAGGAAAATCCACAATGTACATGGAGAGGGATGCCGAAAGGATTCATCAAATTTAAATCGATATTGCAATGTAGTAGAAAGCAATTCTCAAATCTCAAAGCTGGCATTTTGGGGGCAAAAAAAACCGCTTCATTCTAGTCGGtcggcagacttttttttttttttatctgacttAGGTTTACGATCCAATTATGGAATCATTTTTACAAAGATTGAAATTGCATGGATTTAACCATACGTTGTCATTTCATGTTACAAAAGCCCGCTAGCTTAACGCTAAGCAGAAATGCAAAACGCCATCAACTGGCTAATGTAATTTAGCATATATGTTGTATGACTGAAAAGGAAGAGGCTCAATATGGCGGCAATTCACTGTTATAGCCTGACTCGTGACTCCTTGGAGATGCGTTGCTGCGGGCCTTCAAAGTGGTTATTATTTGTTAGCTTCTCATCATCTCAACAAACTGGCGTCCACCCAAcaacttcctcttcttcttcgcaGCCTACACCTGCCCCAATCCCCTGACGGCATGGTCCCCGCTTTTCCTCGCCATAAACGCCAGCAGCTGCTCGGGCAAGCAGCCATGCGTTCTTGACTTTTTTTGCCGCAAAAGCCGTAAAGAATTTTTGCACAATTAGCTCTCTAATTGCCTCTAAACAAGCCAGGCGTCAACTTTAAATAGAACGTGTGTGGTGAAGGTAGAAAGATGCAAGAGGAGCTTCTGGAAAAGGACCAAATGTGCAAAGTAAATTAAGGAGTTATACAGTAGCGAGCGGAACAGGCGCCCCCTAAAGGCTGCAATTAACACGACAAGCTAATTATgctcaattaaaaaagaaaacttatttttttaatgttcttttCATATCGTTCACTGTGTATGAATGGCTGATTGGCTGCCGATATACAAAATATTAATCTTTTCAAAACTTTATGAGTAAAATTTCATTCAATGTTGTATTGTTAaaggttttaaaaaatatttctacCTCAAGTCAATTCCATTTCATTTGGATTcgaattttttttaagtggactTTTAATCATTTAATATACAAAGtctagcattttttttatttcttagaaGTAAAATTTCAATAAAACACTATACTTCTaaagacattcaaaataatTACCTGCCCTACGCTTGGACGACTGTTTTGCTGCTTCGCGTTTCGCTCGTCCCAAAACCTTCCAGGCTTCCGTATGACGTCACAAACAAACATGGTGGCGCGCTTGAAAATACTCGACTGAAGGCGACAACACAACAAGAAAGTGTCGTCGCTATTTGAAATCGATTTGAGTCGATCAACAAAATAATGTTGAGCAGAAGCTACATCGCTCACAACGGTTTAACTCACCATGTCCAAGCCGAGGACGGCTTCCACGATTACcgcttcgtcatcttcgtcgtgTGCATCCTCCACTGATCCGTCTCGGTCAGTTTCCAAAGTTTTGCACGGAAAAAGTCAGGACAAGAAGGACGCCGAAGTTCCCTTAGCGAATATCTGCAAAGGTGAATAATGAACATGCAATGATTGacgtgcatatttttgttttgcatctgtTGCAGGCAGGAGTGATGGGGGAGGGGTAGTTGGTGAAAAACAAgtcaagaaatttaaaaaaaaagtttgcactTTGTGCAACTTACATAAAATTGAAATTTGAGGACACAGAACTACAGAATTGCTCAAACAATTTCTCCTTAAAATTGTCCAGACAAACTCAATCAATGGATCCAAATTAATTGCACAGTAATATCAGTGGCTGAAAAAAACTTTGGACAGAGAAGTGAACATGACATTAAACTTCATTTCATGTTCATAGAGCTGCAAAGTCCTCCGCGCCGAGCCCACTGCATATTCAGTGAATCCAACCATGGAGACTCTTCGAATGACCTGGAGCCATCACAAGACATCGTTTGGGGTGCCATGTCACCCCCCGCTggtaaaaatcaaaacaacattATGTGTTGAACGTATCCACAAATTGACTAACTCCTTGTCAAACAAACTGTCAACGGTTAAATAGCCCAACTATTTGCGTACAGGCTATTAAAAAGTCAGTTGGCCATATTTTGTTCCTCTAACCTGCTTTTTGTTTTCAGAGGTGGGGCCGAATGTTAGAACCTTGGAAATAGCTGACATTGTCAATCTCATTGCGCCAAAGGTTAGCTGCTTTTCTAATGGTAGAAAAAAGAAAGTGGTAAACTTGCCTAGTCATCCTTGTGTTTTGCATTTGGCAGGACACAAAACCAAGAGGTCCGCTGTCGCCTCTGTGGCAGTGGCTCTGCAGCCCGACACCCTTGACGCCCGACGCACCCAGAACCAGAATTAAGAAGAAATCCCACCGGTGAGTTCGTCACAAAACAATTGTACCCTGATTCAGCGAGTAAAAGACCAAATCAAAACGACGGCTCCCTTCTCCAGGCAGAACAACGTGAACGAGCTGATCAAACTGGCCCGGCAGTTTGACGAGAACATGCAGCAAGACAAGCAGGCGTCGGCCCagctaaacaacaacaaccaaattGACAAAACGCCAACAGAGACGCCGTCACCACTGAACCAAACCGAGGCCGAGCTCCGAGCCCTTTTCGACTCGTCCACTCAGAAGGTCAGCGGAGCCCTCAGCCCGGTCTCCTCCAAATCAACCCAGGGCAAAAGCCAGCTCAACAAGTCCAATCCTGCTCCTGAAAAAGTCAAGGAGTCAAGCAGCAAGTGCGGCGACTTTGACGACGACTGGGACAACGACGACCTGCTCAACGATTCTTCTTTGCTGGCCCTGATGCAGAATCCCGACCAGGATTGCAGCCCGGTCCGGCAATCCGCTCTGACCAACCTGCGGGACTTTTGTCCCAAAGTCAAGCCCACACCTCGAAGCACTTTTAAGTTGGAGACCAACCCTTACCTCCAAACTGTTCAACCCAAGCCAGAAACATCCACCAACAACATTTCCGACTGTGAATGGGACGACGGGGACGACGACGCTCTCTTCTACCAGGCGTGCGACAGCGTGGAAAGTCTCTCTCAACCCGCACGGTCCACCCCTGCCGCCACGCCTCTCGCCATCCACCAAACGTTGCCCCCTAACAGGAAATCGCCTCGCACCATCATGCGTTCCAGTTCGTTACCGAGCAACACTTTGAAGGTCAACCAAGGATGGAAAGCTCCGGTTTACACGACTCTCCCGATAGGATGCCGCGTGCCGACAAAGCAGGAACCTTTGTCGCCCTTGAAGAGGAACGTGTGCAACGCGGCGGTGAAAAGCAACAAAGGTGATGAATTCCATGCTGACTCAACGCGAACCAGACTTGTCCaccttttctcatttttttccgTTCTTTCTTCTCATCCGCAGTGTTCGTCACCAACCAGATGACGGCCAAGTGTTCGGCAGCAGAAATCGAACGCAAGAAGCAAGAAGCTTTGGCTCGAAGGCGGCAGAGGATGCAGAATACGcagaaattgtaaaaaaaaaaaaaacatacacctCTGGACTCCACCATGCTGCTATTGAAAAAACTGAGATTcaatcagacttttttttttttgtttcaaaagtGCCGCAAATGTGATAGTATTAGACAATAATGTGAtggatgtgtttttttgttttttgcataaCTTGTCACGTGTTAGCGCACTATTTCTTGTCCCGCACTAGTTTTCTGTGTACGTTTTGAGCGAGtgtaaataaaatctttgttttgctacaacactgcttttgtgttttttcaaaTATAAGATCTTGCAGAAATTGGGTTTGGTTCCGTGCAGGTGTTGGTGCCCCCTCGCCGCCACCTGGTTTGATTCGGGCTATGTTGACAGGCCCGAGCGGACATTTGGCTGTTGGGAATGAGGAATTATTTTTAATCTGACGTATAATTTGCTGACCCGAGAACACAATGTTACCCTTTGTGGTCCCGACTAGTCTACTTCCCAGGTGTGTTTGGAGTATTACATCTTCCTCAGAATCCTGTTCCATAAATCACAAGCAAAGAAATTTGCAGCATCATGAAAAGATTTTTGGTTTTATAACAGCCattatgctttttttatttttttttacgacgATGACTTGGATTTATTTCAGCTATCTGATGAAGCTAGCAGGTGTGCGGAGAAGGCACACTATCATTCGGATTAGCAACTGATCACGTTTGAATGTCTTCTCATGTTTTGCAGACAGTTTCTTCGCCATTACATTCTGCTCATgtttagcacacacacacacgcacacacgtttgCACAGGCGAGCTGCAGCAAGCTGTCAGCGGCGTGAAATGACCTGTGACCATTTTCACGGTGCGTGTCATTAGGCagcttcagatttgtttcaacagCGCTTCACCTGTGGGCTCCATTCAAGGGCCCCCAGGTATGACGCACCCCCCCTCTCGGTATCCCACAAGCCCCTTTGCAAAATTCCCCCGCTCACACCCCCAAGCAAGAACGTGGAAAGTTGTAAAAAcaggttttgtttttacaagGCACTGAAATCTATCTTCATGGCGCAATGtcagctttgttttgtttgccctAGCAGCGAACTAGCATGTAGCTAGCAAGTTAAACTACAAAATGGAGTGGAGCTCATTTCCCAAATTTAAATCACCCGTCCAGTTGTCTCTATTTATTCCGTTATTTTCAAACCATTCCATCGGGAAAATTTCTACCAAAGATTTTTCACAGTTCTCAAATTCCTCGctttttcaacattttccaAGACAGAATTCCAAAATGAATGTAGATATTTTGTTATTTACACAACTAATACTTCCACAACACATCAAAGTTTCAGCTTATTCAGAACGCAGCGGTCAACCGCCAAATTTCTTCTCTGAATTAAATCCAATTTAATCCAATGTGGGTGACAGCGTTTTGGAAACGCATCAGATTTTTAAATGGAGCCGCCTGATACAACGGAGAGGAGGAAAGGGGAGGAAAAACACGATATTTATGTTGCTGACACAACATTGTAATTTACAAGTCGTTAATGGTGCGAATGTCTGGCGAGTAAGTCATGTGAAGGTCAACGTCACCCAGACGAAAGCGATAAGACAgacatgtaaaaaaatatatatatatgttattccAAACTAAATCACAACTTTGGAATGAGAGGGGAGTAGCAGCAAAACATTTCTCGGAGAAGGATTTACGATCCCGAGTGAACCGGCGCAACGATTTCACGTCACGTTCGACggcggggatttttttttttttccggagcGATCCCGTATTGATGCGCAGGCACGGCCATGCTTTATTAAGCGTGCTGATAAGGCGACGTCGACCGGCCAACAAACATTCCTGCGGCTTATATCTGCCAACACCTTTGCGCTACAATGGCTTTGGCCTTAAAGCCGCCCCTGTGttccctaacacacacacacaccatcatcccCTCTGCCTTTAATAGTCAGCGTGGGATGTAATGGTGTGTTGACAGCTTTAGGCTGAGGTCATTTGGTTGCTCTACAATGAAGCTACCCCGAAAGAACAAATGAGCAGCAGATGCTGACGACCTTCAAATCAAATTGCGGAATTATCTCAGAAAAATTGGATTTATTGTTTGCTAAATGACTTTCCTTGAAAAATATGGTACTATCTTAAACTGACAACAACCCCTAAAATTTGGCCAAAATTGTtgcttcaaagcaaaatggctgactttttgtttcatttcagtcCAACTAAATTTTGCCTCGATTAGGATAACTgcgttccagttttttttttttcttttattattttgactTCATGGTGAGTTTTTGGGCCAGTTTGCGTTCTGGCTATAACGCTAACAGTGCTCGATGCTAGAGCGGATCCAAATTGGGTCTCAGTCATCTGGGAAGCTATTTCTCCGTAACGTTGGCTTAAAGGCAAGAAAGGCAAGAAGtggcaatgaataaataagcagTGTTTGCAAATGGGGGCTCCCCAGTCAAATAAGACGAGCCGAAGCAAACGGATCGGCTCCGCGCTAGCCGCTGCCGTGGGAGGAAAAGAAATTAAACATTTCCATCAAAGATTTTGCTCCCAGGACTGCAGCGTTTCCTTTGAAAACGTTTTAAAACCAGGTTCAAAAGGAACCAAGTTGTTGTGGGAATTTGCTTGAAACTCAACATTGCTCCGTTTATTAGCAATGCTGAGTTCAGAATCACaatgatccattttttttaagaatgaaATCCGGTCAATTTTTGTTGACTcctcaagaaaaataaaataaaaaatctcaaTGTACTGGTACCCTTCAACATGTCAGTGGTGCTGTCTATCAGTATCACAGGAGCATGTCCCTCCGACATACAGGGCTTGTTTAAAggctgccacacacacacactcacacacacacacgctacagGCTATGGCAGCGGGATTAATCTACATGTGAAATGCGCTTCCTCCCTCGCGCCCGCAATTCTTGTGTCTTGTCAGCAATCTGGCTGTAGCGCGGCCATACAGAAGGCCTCAGTTTGTATTGATTGAATGAAGCtgaatcacacacacatacacacacacacactgatgacTTTGTTGCAGATGGAGGGATAGTGGGAGGGAGGAAGAGTGTCAGGCGTGGCGTGATGGGCGAACATCAATCATTGCCTGTCAGCATCGCCCACTGACACCTCCTCCTCTcactttttcttctgcttcaCTGCTCGCCCTTTGTTTTCAATggccgtgcatgtgtgtgtg from Syngnathus typhle isolate RoL2023-S1 ecotype Sweden linkage group LG8, RoL_Styp_1.0, whole genome shotgun sequence harbors:
- the LOC133158179 gene encoding ewing's tumor-associated antigen 1-like — translated: MSKPRTASTITASSSSSCASSTDPSRSVSKVLHGKSQDKKDAEVPLANICKELQSPPRRAHCIFSESNHGDSSNDLEPSQDIVWGAMSPPAEVGPNVRTLEIADIVNLIAPKDTKPRGPLSPLWQWLCSPTPLTPDAPRTRIKKKSHRQNNVNELIKLARQFDENMQQDKQASAQLNNNNQIDKTPTETPSPLNQTEAELRALFDSSTQKVSGALSPVSSKSTQGKSQLNKSNPAPEKVKESSSKCGDFDDDWDNDDLLNDSSLLALMQNPDQDCSPVRQSALTNLRDFCPKVKPTPRSTFKLETNPYLQTVQPKPETSTNNISDCEWDDGDDDALFYQACDSVESLSQPARSTPAATPLAIHQTLPPNRKSPRTIMRSSSLPSNTLKVNQGWKAPVYTTLPIGCRVPTKQEPLSPLKRNVCNAAVKSNKVFVTNQMTAKCSAAEIERKKQEALARRRQRMQNTQKL